A genomic stretch from Polyangium spumosum includes:
- a CDS encoding ASKHA domain-containing protein: MLVRATFEEPVSDGPPVRTIVSFHAGHSLLEIAHSRGIAINAPCGGRGSCGKCIVRVLAGNAPPTEEDRAVLSEGMLREGLRLSCRIRPRTPVTVEVQSRFDLRAAPSVTRLGGGELPKVVDAAVDLGSTSVQLRTIDPETGEVLGEASVLNRQVRRGHDVMTRLTHALQGAQAREELTEDARETLRMLEGAARGRIFAEDGAIRRWVVAANSAMTTLLWGEDVTSLAEAPYTPPFFDERTGPAAALGLSGEVVTTFPLLGSFVGGDTAAAVLATELDRPGPPRMLIDIGTNTEIVLAHEGSLYASSTPAGPAFEGGNISIGMRAEKGAIVRVEVRDDGAIRATTIGTVKPKGICGTGLLEVLGELVRAGLVAKDGAIASGADRITLARGVDLLQMDIRELQLAKGALRAATKLLCKTAGIRDKDLARVAVAGAFGTHLRHDVAIRLGMLPEVDPSAVVAAGNASLEGATVFARDPESARARLADVRPRVRHVELATRDDFQDVFVQSLDF; encoded by the coding sequence ATGCTCGTCCGCGCCACCTTCGAAGAGCCGGTCAGCGACGGCCCTCCCGTCCGGACCATCGTGAGCTTCCACGCTGGACATTCGCTCCTGGAAATCGCGCATTCGCGGGGAATCGCGATCAACGCGCCCTGCGGCGGCCGAGGATCGTGCGGGAAATGTATCGTGCGTGTGCTCGCGGGCAACGCGCCGCCGACCGAGGAGGACCGGGCCGTGCTCAGCGAGGGCATGCTCCGTGAAGGCCTGCGGCTCTCGTGCCGGATCCGGCCGCGCACGCCCGTCACGGTGGAGGTGCAGAGCCGGTTCGATCTGCGCGCGGCGCCGAGCGTGACGAGACTCGGCGGAGGCGAGCTGCCGAAGGTCGTGGACGCAGCGGTGGATCTCGGCTCGACGAGCGTGCAGCTCCGGACGATCGATCCGGAGACGGGCGAGGTGCTCGGCGAGGCGAGCGTGCTGAACCGTCAGGTGCGGCGTGGCCACGACGTGATGACGCGGCTGACGCACGCGCTGCAAGGAGCGCAGGCGCGCGAGGAGCTGACGGAGGACGCGCGCGAGACGCTCCGGATGCTCGAAGGGGCGGCGCGCGGGCGGATCTTCGCGGAGGACGGCGCGATCCGGCGCTGGGTCGTGGCCGCGAACAGCGCGATGACGACGCTCCTCTGGGGCGAGGACGTGACGAGCCTGGCCGAGGCGCCGTACACGCCGCCGTTCTTCGACGAGCGGACCGGGCCGGCCGCGGCGCTGGGTTTGTCCGGGGAGGTGGTCACGACGTTCCCGCTGCTCGGGTCGTTCGTCGGTGGTGACACGGCCGCGGCGGTGCTGGCGACCGAGCTCGATCGGCCGGGTCCGCCGCGCATGCTCATCGACATCGGGACGAACACGGAGATCGTGCTCGCGCACGAGGGCTCGCTCTACGCGTCGTCGACGCCCGCGGGGCCAGCGTTCGAAGGAGGAAACATCTCGATCGGGATGCGCGCGGAGAAGGGCGCGATCGTGCGGGTCGAGGTGCGAGACGACGGGGCCATCCGCGCGACGACGATCGGGACGGTGAAGCCAAAAGGGATCTGCGGGACGGGGCTGCTCGAGGTGCTGGGCGAGCTCGTGCGCGCGGGGCTCGTGGCGAAGGACGGCGCGATCGCGTCGGGCGCGGATCGGATCACGCTCGCGCGGGGCGTGGACCTCTTGCAGATGGACATCCGCGAGCTGCAGCTCGCGAAGGGAGCGCTCCGGGCCGCGACGAAGCTGCTCTGCAAGACAGCGGGCATCCGGGACAAGGACCTCGCGCGTGTGGCGGTGGCGGGCGCGTTCGGGACGCACCTCAGGCACGACGTGGCGATCCGGCTCGGGATGTTGCCCGAGGTGGATCCGTCGGCGGTCGTCGCGGCGGGCAACGCGTCGCTCGAGGGCGCGACGGTGTTCGCGCGGGACCCGGAGTCGGCGCGGGCGAGGCTCGCGGATGTCCGGCCGCGGGTCCGGCACGTGGAGCTCGCGACACGTGACGATTTCCAGGATGTCTTCGTGCAGAGCCTCGATTTCTGA
- the rplT gene encoding 50S ribosomal protein L20, translating to MPRVKRGFKARRRRNRVLNQTEGYFLGRKNRYRQAVEVLRHAWEYGYISRKLKKRDFRKLWIVRINAAARTNGTTYSRLMSALKKANVSLDRKILSELAIHDPTSFGAVVKLAGASR from the coding sequence ATGCCGAGAGTCAAGCGTGGGTTCAAAGCCCGTCGTCGTCGTAACCGCGTCCTGAACCAGACCGAGGGATATTTCCTCGGCAGGAAAAACCGCTACCGCCAAGCCGTCGAGGTCCTGCGCCACGCGTGGGAGTACGGCTACATCAGCCGCAAGCTGAAGAAGCGGGATTTCCGCAAGCTCTGGATCGTCCGCATCAACGCCGCTGCCCGCACGAATGGCACGACGTACTCTCGCCTCATGAGCGCGCTCAAGAAGGCGAACGTCTCGCTCGACCGGAAGATCCTGTCCGAGCTCGCCATCCACGATCCGACGTCGTTCGGCGCGGTCGTGAAGCTCGCGGGCGCGAGCCGCTAG
- the pheS gene encoding phenylalanine--tRNA ligase subunit alpha: MEEGLSALGTRYRDAFAAATNEQALRLEHAKVLGKKGELTAVLALMRHVPADQKASVGSRVNAFKEEVEASFEARLQAIARAAREAELRGLPFDLSLPGRVELGRGHFHPIAQVRDELLAIFRDLGFVAESGPEIELEENNFTKLAFPPDHPATDMQDSFWLGPGLLLRTHTTTVQPREFLLRKPPLAVVMAGSVYRRDDDVTHSPMFHQIDGFLVDEKVSFAELKGVVAGFIERLYGPGLPMRFRPSYFPFVEPGAEVDCGCVFCRKADGTYAGCRVCKQTGWLEVLGCGMIHPDVFRHCGLDPERYSGFAFGMGLDRLAMLRYGIPNIRLLFESDPRFLSQF; encoded by the coding sequence ATCGAGGAGGGCCTGTCCGCGCTCGGCACGCGGTACCGCGACGCGTTCGCGGCCGCGACGAACGAGCAGGCCCTGCGCCTCGAGCACGCCAAGGTCCTCGGCAAGAAGGGCGAGCTCACCGCCGTCCTCGCGCTGATGCGCCACGTCCCCGCCGACCAGAAGGCCAGCGTGGGCAGCCGGGTCAACGCCTTCAAGGAAGAGGTCGAGGCTTCGTTCGAAGCGCGCCTCCAGGCGATCGCCCGTGCTGCCCGCGAGGCCGAGCTCCGCGGCCTCCCCTTCGATCTCAGCCTGCCGGGCCGCGTCGAGCTCGGCCGCGGCCATTTCCATCCCATCGCGCAGGTCCGTGACGAGCTGCTCGCGATCTTCCGCGACCTCGGCTTCGTGGCCGAGTCCGGCCCCGAGATCGAGCTCGAAGAGAACAACTTCACGAAGCTCGCGTTCCCGCCCGATCACCCGGCGACGGACATGCAGGACAGCTTCTGGCTCGGGCCGGGCCTGCTCCTGCGCACGCACACGACCACGGTGCAGCCGCGCGAGTTTTTGCTCCGCAAGCCGCCGCTCGCCGTCGTGATGGCTGGCTCCGTCTACCGCCGTGACGACGACGTCACCCACTCGCCGATGTTCCACCAGATCGACGGCTTCCTCGTCGACGAGAAGGTGAGCTTCGCCGAGCTCAAGGGCGTCGTCGCGGGCTTCATCGAGCGCCTCTACGGCCCGGGCCTACCGATGCGCTTCCGGCCGAGTTACTTCCCCTTCGTCGAGCCCGGCGCCGAGGTCGACTGCGGCTGCGTCTTCTGCCGCAAGGCCGACGGCACCTACGCCGGGTGCCGCGTCTGCAAGCAGACGGGCTGGCTCGAGGTGCTCGGCTGCGGGATGATCCACCCCGACGTCTTCCGTCACTGCGGCCTCGATCCCGAGCGGTACAGCGGCTTCGCCTTCGGCATGGGCCTCGATCGCCTGGCCATGCTCCGTTACGGCATCCCCAACATCCGCCTGCTCTTCGAGAGTGATCCGCGCTTCTTGTCTCAGTTCTGA
- a CDS encoding DUF3857 domain-containing protein — MARERGALLDRATRAKARIALALTFACCAIAPTHPASAEGGTIHPDVLEASGAIAGAKGPAAYTALRELWRTWDRADPTHVEEAIVAATENKALPAPMRVYAELLSAYARRRRGDLEGALARVEKLGFVGRYMTVGPFDNDNKMGFGIDHQPESELGEPIPAGRAYQGKERAVRWRVPPTTSSYGWFDFGDILRPREAVCGYATTFVRARPGTKAPRKATLWVGSAGAFKVYYDGEKILEDAAYRELDIDRFATTVTLRPTFSRITVKVCGDEDAPKFALRIGDENGKPDLDVEVRADLEASTDAAAAMKERAKTKEPKSQGRGVAGPVQAFEALTSGKSPEPAALEQYARYLAITGGDPKAEHKARDLARRAAEAEPTVPRLLLAGELAEDRNQRRAWVERASALAKTNDEKLDVLLSEAHLARTGANWRDAVPIYERILALDPDNLGGTLGLVELSVEAGLKRTALGMLERAVQRNPRCVSLLSALAAQLRALGRDTEAEEVEARYAALRFDDADFLSQKVELAVARRDAAGAERWLNRFLGVDAGSAWARGLAARTYRSLGQKDRALATYQQALAMAPEDVQTLRALSDLYGEEGDRDKQLDLLRQILTIVPQAKDVREYVEHIEPKAPRADEAYAWAPEKFLPKRKEPAQGYPMRFMRNLTVTTVYPNGLASRFHQVVFQPLTDESAASARQYDFAYEADRQTVDLRAARVYRANGKIDEAIESGEGAADNPAISMYTSQRAFVVLFPRLNAGDVVELRYRVEDVAPRNEKSDYFGEVQYLQNDKPIASSEYVLITPKSRRFFIRTDKLPGLVEDVKEEGDKRIYRFVGTNVPALKPEPNMPPWSEVLGTVHVSTFDTWDAVGAWYWGLAREQFDVDDEVRRRARELTKGLTDDAAKVKAIYKFATQTRYVALEFGIEGIRPRRAAQTLARGWGDCKDKATLIVTMLRELGINSTIVLLRTRMRGDIAPEPASLAPFDHAIVYVPSMDLYLDGTAEHTGSMELPVMDRSAIGLLVNEGKPKLVRLPQPPPEQSLTRRHVEVTLAEGGAAQLVSDVQVTGAYAPDWRRRYLAEGTRNERASQDLASDFGPIELEKGRTGVETGDLDDVEQPVKIRARGKATSFARREGDALSVPATITPRLVAELAPSSKRTLDVTLSALTSREEEWVIKVPAGMKVRAAPTAQKLDTPFGSFHVTVEQSPGKVTVKTGFSFKKARITPAEYEAFRSFCEAVDRAFGQRIVVGK; from the coding sequence ATGGCTCGTGAACGTGGCGCCCTCCTGGATCGCGCGACCCGCGCGAAGGCACGAATCGCCCTCGCGTTGACCTTCGCCTGCTGCGCGATCGCCCCGACGCACCCCGCGAGCGCAGAGGGCGGGACGATCCACCCCGACGTGCTCGAAGCGAGCGGCGCGATCGCCGGCGCGAAGGGACCCGCGGCCTACACGGCGCTGCGCGAGCTCTGGCGCACGTGGGACCGCGCAGACCCGACGCACGTCGAGGAGGCGATCGTCGCGGCCACCGAGAACAAGGCGCTGCCCGCGCCCATGCGTGTCTACGCGGAGCTGCTCAGCGCGTACGCGAGGAGGCGCCGCGGCGATCTCGAAGGCGCGCTCGCGCGTGTCGAGAAGCTCGGCTTCGTCGGTCGTTACATGACCGTCGGCCCCTTCGACAACGACAACAAGATGGGCTTCGGCATCGACCACCAGCCCGAGTCGGAGCTCGGCGAGCCCATCCCCGCAGGCCGCGCGTACCAAGGAAAAGAGCGCGCCGTGCGCTGGCGCGTGCCGCCGACGACGTCGTCCTACGGGTGGTTCGACTTCGGCGACATCCTGCGCCCGCGCGAGGCGGTCTGCGGCTACGCGACCACGTTCGTCCGCGCGCGCCCGGGCACGAAGGCGCCCCGCAAGGCGACGCTCTGGGTGGGCTCCGCCGGCGCGTTCAAGGTCTACTACGACGGCGAGAAGATCCTCGAGGACGCCGCGTACCGCGAGCTCGACATCGATCGATTCGCGACGACCGTGACGCTCCGGCCGACGTTCAGCCGCATCACGGTGAAGGTCTGCGGCGACGAGGACGCGCCGAAGTTCGCGCTGCGCATCGGCGATGAGAACGGAAAGCCCGACCTCGACGTCGAGGTGCGCGCCGATCTCGAGGCGAGCACCGACGCCGCCGCCGCGATGAAGGAGCGCGCGAAGACGAAGGAGCCGAAGTCGCAAGGCCGCGGCGTCGCCGGGCCCGTGCAGGCGTTCGAAGCGCTCACGTCGGGCAAGAGCCCCGAGCCCGCCGCGCTGGAGCAATACGCGCGTTACCTCGCGATCACCGGCGGCGATCCGAAGGCCGAGCACAAGGCGCGGGACCTCGCGCGCCGCGCCGCCGAGGCCGAGCCCACGGTGCCGCGCCTCTTGCTCGCCGGCGAGCTCGCCGAAGATCGCAACCAGCGCCGCGCCTGGGTCGAACGCGCGAGCGCGCTCGCCAAGACGAACGACGAGAAGCTCGACGTCCTGCTCTCCGAGGCGCACCTCGCGCGCACCGGCGCGAACTGGCGCGACGCGGTGCCGATCTACGAGCGCATCCTCGCGCTCGACCCGGACAACCTCGGGGGCACGCTCGGCCTGGTCGAGCTCTCCGTCGAGGCGGGCCTCAAGCGCACCGCGCTCGGCATGCTGGAGAGGGCGGTGCAGAGGAACCCGCGCTGCGTCTCGCTGCTCTCCGCGCTCGCCGCGCAGCTCCGCGCGCTCGGCCGCGACACCGAGGCCGAGGAGGTCGAGGCGCGTTACGCGGCGCTGCGCTTCGACGACGCCGACTTCCTGAGCCAGAAGGTGGAGCTCGCCGTGGCGCGCCGCGACGCCGCGGGCGCGGAGCGGTGGCTGAACCGCTTCCTCGGCGTCGACGCGGGCTCGGCGTGGGCGCGTGGCCTCGCGGCGCGCACGTATCGCTCGCTCGGCCAGAAGGACCGCGCGCTCGCGACCTACCAGCAAGCGCTGGCGATGGCGCCCGAGGACGTGCAGACGCTGCGCGCGCTCTCCGATCTCTACGGAGAGGAGGGGGATCGCGACAAGCAGCTCGACCTGCTCCGGCAGATCCTCACGATCGTCCCGCAGGCGAAGGACGTGCGCGAGTACGTCGAGCACATCGAGCCGAAGGCGCCGCGCGCGGACGAGGCGTACGCGTGGGCGCCGGAGAAGTTCCTGCCGAAACGCAAGGAGCCCGCGCAGGGCTACCCGATGCGCTTCATGCGCAACCTCACGGTGACGACGGTCTACCCGAACGGCCTCGCGAGCCGCTTCCACCAGGTCGTCTTCCAGCCGCTCACCGACGAGAGCGCCGCGTCCGCGCGCCAGTACGACTTCGCCTACGAGGCCGATCGCCAGACCGTGGATCTCCGCGCCGCGCGCGTCTACCGCGCGAACGGCAAGATCGACGAGGCGATCGAGAGCGGCGAGGGCGCCGCGGACAACCCCGCGATCTCGATGTACACGTCGCAGCGCGCGTTCGTCGTCCTCTTCCCGCGCCTCAACGCGGGCGACGTCGTCGAGCTGCGCTACCGCGTGGAGGACGTCGCGCCGCGCAACGAGAAGAGCGACTACTTCGGCGAGGTCCAGTACCTCCAGAACGACAAGCCCATCGCGAGCAGCGAGTACGTCCTCATCACGCCGAAGTCGCGCCGCTTCTTCATCCGTACGGACAAGCTCCCCGGGCTCGTCGAGGACGTGAAGGAGGAGGGTGACAAGCGCATCTATCGCTTCGTCGGGACGAACGTCCCCGCGCTCAAGCCCGAGCCCAACATGCCGCCCTGGTCCGAGGTGCTCGGCACGGTGCACGTCTCCACGTTCGACACGTGGGACGCGGTGGGCGCGTGGTACTGGGGCCTCGCGCGCGAGCAGTTCGACGTCGACGACGAGGTGCGCAGGCGCGCCCGCGAGCTCACGAAGGGCCTGACCGACGACGCCGCGAAGGTGAAGGCGATCTACAAGTTCGCCACGCAGACGCGTTACGTCGCGCTCGAGTTCGGCATCGAGGGCATCCGGCCGCGCCGCGCCGCGCAGACGCTCGCGCGCGGCTGGGGCGACTGCAAGGACAAGGCGACGCTCATCGTCACGATGCTGCGCGAGCTCGGCATCAACTCGACGATCGTCCTGCTCCGCACGCGCATGCGCGGCGACATCGCCCCCGAGCCCGCGAGCCTCGCGCCCTTCGATCACGCGATCGTCTACGTGCCCTCGATGGACCTCTACCTCGACGGCACGGCCGAGCACACGGGCTCGATGGAGCTGCCCGTGATGGATCGCTCGGCGATCGGCCTGCTCGTCAACGAGGGCAAACCCAAGCTCGTGCGGCTGCCGCAGCCGCCGCCGGAGCAGTCGCTCACGCGCCGCCACGTCGAGGTGACGCTGGCCGAGGGCGGCGCGGCGCAGCTCGTCTCGGACGTGCAGGTGACGGGCGCGTACGCCCCCGACTGGCGCAGGCGTTACCTCGCCGAGGGCACGCGCAACGAGCGCGCGTCGCAGGACCTCGCCTCGGACTTCGGCCCGATCGAGCTCGAGAAGGGGCGCACGGGCGTCGAGACGGGCGACCTCGACGACGTCGAGCAACCCGTGAAGATCCGCGCCCGCGGCAAGGCCACGAGCTTTGCGCGGCGCGAGGGTGACGCGCTCAGCGTGCCCGCCACCATCACGCCGCGCCTCGTCGCCGAGCTCGCGCCCTCGTCGAAGCGCACGCTCGACGTGACGCTCTCGGCGCTGACGAGCCGCGAAGAGGAGTGGGTCATCAAGGTGCCGGCGGGCATGAAGGTGCGCGCGGCGCCCACGGCGCAGAAGCTCGACACGCCGTTCGGCTCGTTCCACGTGACGGTCGAGCAGTCCCCGGGCAAGGTCACCGTGAAGACGGGCTTCTCGTTCAAGAAGGCGCGGATCACACCGGCCGAGTACGAGGCGTTCCGCTCCTTCTGCGAGGCGGTCGATCGGGCCTTCGGCCAGCGCATCGTGGTGGGCAAGTGA
- the rpmI gene encoding 50S ribosomal protein L35: protein MPKMKTNRAAAKRFRVTGSGKIRRSKGGLNHCMQEKSKKRLRRLRKNDTVDTAMEGRVKLLLPYR, encoded by the coding sequence ATGCCGAAGATGAAGACGAACCGAGCCGCCGCGAAGCGCTTTCGCGTCACGGGCTCGGGCAAGATCCGCCGGAGCAAGGGCGGCTTGAACCACTGCATGCAGGAGAAGAGCAAGAAGCGCCTGCGCCGTCTCCGCAAGAACGACACCGTCGACACGGCGATGGAGGGGCGTGTGAAGCTCCTCCTGCCCTACCGCTGA
- the carB gene encoding carbamoyl-phosphate synthase large subunit, whose amino-acid sequence MPRRDDLKKILLIGSGPIIIGQACEFDYSGTQGAKALAAEGYEVILVNSNPATIMTDPELAYRTYVEPLDVPTLTAILEAERPDAILPTLGGQTALNLALALDAAGVLGRLGIELIGASPAAIRKAEDRALFKEAMERIGLTCPRSGHVKSVEEARALAEKEGPWGAPLGYPVIVRPSFTLGGTGGGIAFRPEELDAKVRWAIEQSPTHETLIEESVLGWKEFELEVIRDKADNFIVVCSIENIDPMGVHTGDSITCAPSMTLTDREYQRLRNAARAVMTEIGVETGGSNVQFAVNPEDGRFVVIEMNPRVSRSSALASKATGYPIAKIAAKLAVGYRLDELTNDITGTSAAFEPTIDYVVVKWPRFAFEKFPGADRRLGPQMKSVGEVMSIGRTFAEALQKAARSLEIGRDGLESLLGRVDYRQLGSDPNQARDMLMDAPREPSAPMEMPPPSQDELVAALEKIVGVPVADRLFYVADAVRLGIPLEKLYEATRIDRWFLSQIERLVHFERTITEVAKEKGALDEGTLRDAKRLGFSDRAIARLTGRTEDEVRALRMTLGVRAVFGRVDTCAAEFVAKTPYLYSTYERESEAAPSGRRKVVILGGGPNRIGQGIEFDYCCVHAAFALRELGFETIMVNCNPETVSTDYDTSDRLYFEPLTFEDVLSICDEERKDGELVGVVVQYGGQTPLKLSVPLARAGVPILGTPADAIDRAEDRGRFDALLTKLGLKRPRAAVASSVAEAIEAARSIGYPVLVRPSYVLGGRAMMICHEERELEAYIHDAVEAAREAGTHAILVDEFLKDAIEVDVDALGDGREVVIGGVMQHIEEAGIHSGDSSCVLPPHSLPPEVVASIEEQTRQLALELGVIGLMNVQFAVKGGAIYVLEVNPRASRTVPFVSKATGRPLAKIAAQVMAGKTLAELGVTDGFMPQHVAVKESVFPFAKFPGVDTQLGPEMRSTGEVMGIAPTFAHAFGKALRASGMQLPSTGCAFISVKNDDKPAACVIARRLRALGFTLMATSGTAQALARARIPATPINKVNEGSPHVVDAIKAGQVSLVVNTTVGARSIRDSYPIRRNALLANVPYFTTMAAAMAAVDALEASAHDARASYRVRSLQEWNPSS is encoded by the coding sequence ATGCCGCGCCGTGACGATCTGAAGAAGATCCTGCTGATCGGCTCTGGTCCCATCATCATCGGACAAGCGTGCGAGTTCGACTACTCGGGCACGCAGGGCGCGAAAGCGCTCGCCGCCGAGGGGTACGAGGTGATCCTCGTCAACTCGAACCCGGCGACGATCATGACGGACCCGGAGCTCGCGTACCGCACCTACGTGGAGCCGCTCGACGTGCCGACGTTGACGGCGATCCTCGAAGCAGAGCGGCCCGACGCGATCCTGCCGACGCTTGGAGGTCAAACGGCCTTGAACCTGGCGCTCGCGCTCGACGCGGCGGGCGTGCTCGGGAGGCTCGGGATCGAGCTCATCGGCGCGAGCCCGGCGGCGATCCGCAAGGCCGAGGATCGCGCGCTCTTCAAGGAGGCGATGGAGCGCATCGGGCTCACGTGTCCACGCTCGGGTCACGTGAAGAGCGTGGAGGAGGCGCGCGCGCTGGCGGAGAAGGAGGGGCCCTGGGGCGCGCCGCTCGGCTACCCGGTGATCGTGCGGCCGAGCTTCACGCTCGGGGGCACGGGCGGCGGCATCGCGTTCCGGCCGGAGGAGCTCGACGCGAAGGTGCGCTGGGCGATCGAGCAGTCGCCGACGCACGAGACGCTGATCGAGGAGAGCGTGCTCGGCTGGAAGGAGTTCGAGCTCGAGGTGATCCGCGACAAGGCGGACAACTTCATCGTGGTCTGCTCGATCGAGAACATCGATCCGATGGGCGTGCACACGGGCGACTCGATCACGTGCGCGCCGTCGATGACGCTGACCGATCGCGAGTACCAGCGGCTGCGGAACGCGGCGCGCGCGGTGATGACGGAGATCGGGGTCGAGACGGGCGGGTCGAACGTCCAGTTCGCGGTGAACCCGGAGGACGGGCGGTTCGTGGTGATCGAGATGAACCCGCGCGTGTCGAGGTCGAGCGCGCTCGCCTCGAAGGCGACGGGTTACCCGATCGCGAAGATCGCCGCGAAGCTCGCCGTGGGCTACCGGCTCGACGAGCTGACGAACGACATCACGGGCACGAGCGCCGCGTTCGAGCCGACGATCGACTACGTGGTCGTGAAGTGGCCGCGCTTCGCCTTCGAAAAATTCCCCGGCGCGGACCGGCGGCTCGGGCCGCAGATGAAGAGCGTCGGCGAGGTGATGTCGATCGGGCGGACGTTCGCCGAGGCGCTGCAGAAGGCGGCGCGCTCGCTGGAGATCGGGCGGGACGGGCTCGAGTCGCTGCTCGGCAGGGTCGACTACCGGCAGCTCGGCAGTGATCCGAACCAGGCGCGCGACATGCTGATGGACGCGCCGCGCGAGCCCTCGGCGCCGATGGAGATGCCGCCGCCGAGCCAGGACGAGCTGGTGGCGGCGCTGGAGAAGATCGTGGGCGTGCCCGTGGCGGATCGGCTCTTCTACGTGGCCGACGCGGTGCGGCTCGGGATCCCGCTCGAGAAGCTCTACGAGGCGACGCGGATCGATCGATGGTTCCTGTCGCAGATCGAGCGGCTCGTGCACTTCGAGCGGACGATCACGGAGGTCGCGAAGGAGAAGGGCGCGCTCGACGAGGGCACGCTGCGTGACGCCAAGCGGCTCGGCTTCTCCGATCGGGCGATCGCGCGGCTCACCGGGCGCACGGAGGACGAGGTGCGTGCGCTCCGGATGACGCTCGGCGTGCGTGCGGTCTTCGGCCGCGTGGACACGTGCGCGGCGGAGTTCGTGGCGAAGACGCCGTACCTCTACTCGACGTACGAGCGCGAGAGCGAGGCCGCGCCGAGCGGGCGGCGCAAGGTGGTCATCCTGGGCGGCGGTCCGAACCGGATCGGGCAGGGGATCGAGTTCGATTACTGCTGCGTGCACGCGGCCTTCGCGCTGCGTGAGCTCGGGTTCGAGACCATCATGGTCAACTGCAACCCGGAGACGGTCTCGACCGACTACGACACGTCCGACAGGCTCTACTTCGAGCCGCTCACGTTCGAGGACGTGCTCTCGATCTGCGACGAGGAGCGTAAGGACGGCGAGCTCGTCGGCGTGGTGGTGCAGTACGGCGGGCAGACGCCGCTGAAGCTCTCGGTGCCGCTCGCGCGCGCGGGCGTCCCGATCCTCGGCACGCCCGCGGACGCGATCGATCGGGCCGAGGATCGTGGTCGGTTCGACGCGCTGCTCACGAAGCTCGGGCTCAAGCGCCCGCGCGCGGCCGTGGCGTCGAGCGTCGCGGAGGCGATCGAGGCGGCGCGGTCGATCGGCTACCCCGTGCTCGTGCGTCCGTCGTACGTGCTCGGCGGGCGGGCGATGATGATCTGCCACGAGGAGAGGGAGCTCGAGGCGTACATCCACGACGCCGTCGAGGCCGCGCGCGAGGCAGGCACGCACGCGATCCTCGTCGACGAGTTCCTGAAGGACGCGATCGAGGTGGACGTCGACGCGCTCGGGGATGGTCGCGAGGTCGTGATCGGCGGCGTGATGCAGCACATCGAGGAGGCCGGGATCCACTCGGGGGACTCGTCGTGCGTGCTCCCGCCGCACTCGCTGCCGCCGGAGGTCGTGGCTTCGATCGAGGAGCAGACGCGGCAGCTCGCGCTGGAGCTCGGCGTGATCGGCCTGATGAACGTGCAGTTCGCGGTGAAGGGTGGCGCGATCTACGTGCTCGAGGTCAACCCGCGCGCGTCGCGCACCGTGCCCTTCGTGTCGAAGGCGACGGGCCGGCCGCTCGCGAAGATCGCGGCGCAGGTGATGGCGGGCAAGACGCTCGCGGAGCTCGGGGTCACCGACGGGTTCATGCCGCAACACGTGGCGGTGAAGGAGTCCGTCTTCCCGTTCGCGAAGTTCCCGGGCGTCGATACGCAGCTCGGGCCGGAGATGCGCTCGACGGGCGAGGTGATGGGCATCGCGCCGACGTTCGCGCATGCGTTCGGCAAGGCGCTCAGGGCCTCGGGCATGCAGCTCCCGAGCACGGGGTGCGCGTTCATCTCGGTGAAGAACGACGACAAACCCGCGGCGTGTGTCATCGCGAGGCGCCTGCGCGCGCTCGGCTTCACCCTCATGGCGACGAGCGGGACGGCGCAGGCGCTCGCCCGCGCGCGTATCCCCGCGACGCCGATCAACAAGGTGAACGAGGGCTCGCCGCACGTCGTCGACGCGATCAAGGCAGGCCAGGTTTCGCTCGTCGTGAACACCACGGTCGGCGCGCGGTCGATCCGCGACAGCTACCCGATCCGGCGGAATGCGTTGCTCGCCAACGTCCCGTACTTCACGACGATGGCCGCCGCGATGGCCGCGGTCGACGCCCTCGAGGCGAGCGCGCACGACGCGCGCGCGTCGTACCGCGTCCGCTCGCTCCAGGAGTGGAACCCGTCCTCTTGA